The segment CCAGTAATCGCCTGGCTTTGCTGATGTCAGCCCAAGTCGCCGATACGTCGGCTGGATGACGGGCGGTGTTGACGATGACCGCCTTCTTCCCAATTAATGCTTCAATGAGCCGAATCGCATCCATCAGGACAACGGGCGCGTCGGAACCCAGGTTGATGACCTCATATCCCAGCGGCTTGAGGCCGGCGATCGTACCTCTGGCGATATCGTCCACGAAGGTGAAGTCGCGGGATTGTTGGCCGTCGCCATACACCAGTACCTGGTGCTCTTCGCTGATCCACTGCACGAAGCGAAAGAGGCTCATATCAGGTCGCCCGGAGGGACCGTAGACGGTAAAGTACCGAAAAACCGTCACGTCGATCCCGTACAAGTAATGATAGGTATAGCAGAGTGTTTCGGCGGCCTTTTTGGAGGCGGCGTAGGGCGAAAGGGGGGCGTCGGTATTTGCGTCTTCCCGGTAGGGCAATTGGTTGTTTTGGCCGTACAGGCTGGAGGTGGAGGAGAGGATAAATTTGTTGATGCCGAGTGTCCGGCAGAGGTCCAACAGATTGAGCGTCCCGGTGACGTTGGTGTCGTAGTACACCCAGGGGTCTTCAACGGATTGGCGTACGCCGGCGCGAGCAGCCAGGTTGATAACGGCGACTGGACCGCGACCATGGGGTCCACATGCTGCCTCAAAGGGCGCGCTCAGAGCCGCCCGGTCGCTGATGTCGAGCTGGTGGAACTGAAAGCTGGGATGGTGGAGGATCTGATCGAGGCGCCGCTGCTTGAGCCGGACGTCATAGGCGTCGTTGAGGTTGTCGATCCCGACGACGAGGTGGCCGGCATGGAGGAGCAACTCGGCGACCTTGCAGCCGATGAAGCCCGCACAACCTGTCAGCACAACGGTCCTTGGTTCCAAAGCTCGCTCCTTGGCGCGCTATAGTCCAGCTCGGGATGATGCTCTGGGAGCCGCCTTCGGTGCCATTGCGCAATCTGAGCGATCGATTTCGGTGTGCAAAGATGTCAAGGGAGGTCAACCGCGAAATAGTGAGTACATAAATGGTGCCGAAGGGGGGACTCGAACCCCCACGGGTATAACCCCACCGCCCCCTCAAGACGGCGTGTCTACCAGTTCCACCACTTCGGCCCGGTGTATAATGGCAACTGCGGCCGTTATCTGTCAATGAAAATGTAAGCGGAAGGGTAACCATTCAGTTAGGGGTGGAAAATCTCCCCTAACCCCTCTTTTCCAAAGAGGGGGACTAACCGTTTCCCCCTTTGAAAAGGGGGATTAAGGGGGATTTTATAAAAATACCACATTTTATTTAATGATTTGCGCCCTCTCACTGAATGGTTACGCGGAAGGAGTCAGGGTCCGAGTGCGGGGGCGGGATTCAAGACCTGGAACTTTGCCTTGAATCCTCCCGCCTCTCTCGGTATAGTCATCGGTGTCCAATGAACCGCGTAAGAGGCCTGAGAACAGTTCGGGAAGGGATGCCGAGCTTTGGTCTGGGCGTGGGGATGAGCCATGGGGACGAAACGGAGGCGGAATGGGGGAACGCTGGTGGATGAGTGTCGGATGGGCAGGGCTCCTGTGCCTGGTGTTCGTTGCGGTCGGATGCGCAACGGCCCAGATTGCGGAGCAACGGGTCGTCAGCGGCCGGATTACCGATCAACAGGGCCGGCCCGTGCCGGGAACGCCCGTGCTGGTGGTGGGACGGCGGCTTGATTTCACCACGAAGTTTGACTACGCGGAACTTGACCGGCGGGGGCTGAAAGTCCTGACTGCCGACGACGGCTGGTACAGGGCCGAGTTCATCCCCAGCGAACTCGGAAATAACCTCTACCTATTCTTCCATGCCGAAGAGGGGTTCGATGGTGTCCGGTTTCAAAAGCCGGAAGGGATCGACATCACCAAGCGGCTAAAGGAGGGCAGAGAGCTGAGATTAGATCAACTGCTTCTCGACCATCCGCAATGGAAGGAGGTACAGCGACAGATCGCGGAGTTCGGGGCGGATTCAGCAAGGGGAAAGGTCCTGCGTCAGTTGGGTCTTCCGGAGCGAATCGACCGTGGAGCCGGCAACCAGCCCGCCGAGACTTGGTGGTATTACGGTAAGGGGATCAGCTACCGTTTTGCCGGGCCTGTGATCGGGGGTTCGTATACGTTCCAGCCTATCCGAGGCGTGCTGCCGCCTGTCCCCACGAAGTAACGCAAAGGTATAGCCTTCAGCTTTCAGTCTAAACACCTAATCTGTAGGGGTTGGTCACGTATGGCAAACAACAAGATTCTTATTCGGGGTGCGCGAGAGCACAACCTTCAGTCGATTGACCTGGAGATCCCTCGGGACAAGCTTGTGGTCATCACCGGCGTCTCCGGCTCCGGGAAGTCGTCGCTGGCGTTCGACACCATCTATGCCGAGGGTCAGCGTCGCTACGTCGAGTCGCTTTCTACGTACGCCCGTCAGTTCCTGGAGCAGATGGATAAACCGGACGTAGACCTGATCGAGGGGCTCTCGCCGGCGATCTCCATCGAGCAGAAGACCACCAGCAAAAACCCCCGTTCGACCGTGGCGACAGTGACGGAGATCTACGATTACCTCCGCCTCCTGTTTGCCAGGGTGGGTAAGCCGCACTGTTACGCCTGCGGTAAGCCGATCGCGTCCCAGACGGTGCAGCAGATCGTGGACCAGGTGATGGCACTGCCGGATGGAAGTAAGTTCCAGGTCCTGGCCCCGGTCGTGCGAGGGCGGAAGGGGGAGTACCGCCAGGTCTTCGCTGACCTGCGCCGGCAGGGATTCGTCCGCGTTCGTGTCGACGGTAAGCCTCGGGAATTGGAAGAGTCGATCGAGCTGGACAAAAATAAGAAGCACACGATCGAGGTGGTGGTGGATCGGCTCGTTCTGAAGGCGGATATTCAAAAACGGCTGGCTGATTCGCTCGAGACCGCGCTCAAGCTCAGCGAGGGGATTGTGGTAGTCAACCTCCTCGATCCGTCGAAGGATCTGACCTTCTCCGAGCGCCTGGCCTGCATCGACTGTGGCGTCAGCTATCCGGAAATCAGCCCTCGCATCTTCTCCTTCAATAGCCCGCACGGCGCCTGCCCCACGTGCGACGGCTTGGGCACGAAGCTGGACGGACGGATGGACGATCTCCCGGGTATCCTGGAGCCGTGGCACGGTAAAGCGAACATCCACTATCTGGACCGCCGCTATAAGGAGACCTCTTCATCCAAGGTGCGGGAAGAGATTGAAGACTACGTCAAGCACTTGGCCAACGTCCGCCCCTGCCCGGATTGTCAGGGGACGCGCCTGCGGCGGGAGTCACTGGCTATCAAGGTAGATGGCAAGTCGATCGCGGACGTGACGCATTACTCGGTCAAGGCGGGGCTGCGGTTCTTCCAGGACCTACAGTTCAGCGAGAAAGACCATGAGATCGCCCGCCGCATCCTGAAGGAGCTACGGGAGCGTCTGACGTTCCTCGTGAACGTCGGCCTCGACTACCTGACCCTGGACCGGACTGCGGCCACCCTGGCCGGCGGAGAGGCGCAACGAATCCGCTTGGCGACGCAGATCGGTAGCTCACTGGTCGGCGTCCTGTACATCCTGGACGAGCCCAGCATTGGCTTGCATCAACGGGATAATGTCCGCCTCCTGGATACCCTGAAGCGGCTCCGCGATTTGGGGAACACGGTCCTGGTTGTGGAGCACGACGAAGAGACGATCCGTCTTGCCGACTATGTCATCGATATGGGCCCAGGGGCAGGGGTTTCTGGTGGGCGAGTCGTGGCGTGCGGGAGCCCTCGGGACATCATCAGACATAAGAGTTCGCTGACCGGTCAGTACCTGTCGGGACGCATGACGATTCCTGTTCCTGCCCTTCGACGGCGAGGGAACGGGCGCGTCCTCACCATCATCGGAGCGCGAGAACATAACCTCAAGAACATCGAGGTGGAGATCCCCCTGGGTGTGTTGACCTGCGTGACGGGCGTGTCCGGTTCCGGGAAGAGCACCCTGGTGAACGAGATCCTGCGGCGGGCGCTCGATCGCAAGCTCTACGGCTCTCGGGAGCGACCGGGAGCGCACGACAAGATTCTTGGCGCCGAGCATATCGACAAGGTGATCGATATCGATCAGTCGCCCATCGGCCGCACCCCCCGCAGCAACCCGGCGACCTATACGGGCGTCTTCAATTTCATCAGGGAGCTGTACGCGCTGGTTCCGGAATCGCGTATCCGGGGCTACAAGCTTGGCCGCTTCAGTTTCAATGTCAAGGGCGGCCGATGTGAGGCCTGCCAGGGCGACGGGCTGATCCAGATCGAGATGCACTTCCTCCCAGATGTCCACGTCACCTGTGATATCTGCAAGGGGGCCCGCTACAACCGGGAGACGCTGGAGATTATCTATAAGGGCAAGAGCATTGCCGATGTATTGGATATGACCGTACAAGAGGCGCTGGCCTTCTTTCAGCCTGTCCCCAAGATCAAGGAGAAACTTCAGACCCTTTTTGATGTTGGTCTTGGCTACATTAAACTGGGCCAGTCGGCCACGACGCTCTCTGGCGGTGAGGCGCAGCGAGTCAAGCTGTCGCGGGAACTCAGCAAGCGAGGGACCGGCCAGACCCTGTATATCCTGGATGAGCCGACCACCGGGCTGCACTTCCACGATATCCGCCAACTCCTGGAGGTCCTGCACCGCCTGACCGATGCTGGCAACACCGTCGTAGTGATCGAGCACAACCTCGAGGTGATCAAAACGGCTGACTGGATCATCGACCTGGGCCCGGAGGGCGGCGATGAGGGAGGGCATGTCGTCGTAGCAGGCCAGCCGGAGGAGGTGGCCGCCCATCCGACCTCCTACACCGGCCAATTCCTGGCACGCACCCTGAAAGGCTAAGAGGGGTAGAGACCACGCGTGTACCCGCCACTTTTTGGCGCAACTCATCAACCCGCCGCCGACCCTTTCACCCCAGCACCCCACTGCGAAAGTCGACTCCTCAGGAGAATCTATGGGTAGATTCTGGCCCGGGTAAAGCGCCAAGCGTATGATGCAAGGCGATTTCAGTCGCATGATAGGTTCGAGAACCATACGCTTTTCTGGTAGTCAGTTTCGCTTTGGTGCTAAAACCCTCCACCTCTCTATGTCTGGCGGTTCACCTCTACCCCCAGGATGTCAGAGGCTTTTGTTTGGAGTTCTACCAATGCCTCGGCCCGCTCTGCTCTGGCTCTGAGCCGCGCCTTCTCCCTATCCCTATCCCTCTCCATCACCGACACGTTCCTCTCCAAGTGATCTTTTCCCCTTGGTGTCGGCCCCCGTTGCTTGGGCGTAAGTCATGTGACCTCACCCAAAAATAGAGATCGCCATAGCCGAGACACTGCTATACGCCGATCACCGCCGTTTTACGACCTCATGACATATGATGTACCCCGAAAACCGGACAGGGGGGGGGTGAGTGAGAATCTTCCGTGTCTGGAGTATCACCAGAGTAGGTGCGGATCATGACGAGAAGTCTCAGACGGCAACACAGTGAGGAGGTCAAGGCGTGGGCAGTGTTGGAGGCGCATCCAGTCCAGATGAGCCAGTGGAAGAAGCTAGCGAAGGAGGGTCTTCAGGATCTGTTCTCTCGACGGAAAGACTTGTCCATCAAGGCGGAAGCAGAATTATCAATTCGACGGCGTCGTCGTGGTCGGTCAGACGGTGATCGTAGCGCTGGACCTCACCCGCGACAGGGAGAAGAAGCTCCATGGACTGACTGCCCCTTTGGTCTACGGAAATAACGCCGATTTCTTATAGGAAAGCGGCGAGGTTGTCGAACGGGTTCATCGCAGTCAGCGCATTGGGAATAGGTGTGATCTCAGCTCCTTTTACGCTAGCACATGACACTTTATGTCATACGCAGTGCTACTTATTAGCAATAGCTCTCCCACTCTAAGCTAGTACGTATTGGTAAGTAGCGGTTTTACTGCTGTTTAATTGTGGTCCAATCTTTGCAGATAGGCTTAAGTGGTTTACCTCTCGCAATGTGTTTTGTGGGTATCGGTGTCAACGAGAAGAAGAGACAGTTCAATGAGATGCTTGGCGAATTTAAGCAGGTCGAAAAGAAACATTATGATCTGCTTGGTCGCACAGCTTGTATTTATCACAGGATGCGGACTTCATTCGGAAGTTCCGGCGATCTCAGGCGAAGTCAGTACGCCAGGGTTTGCACTAACTACATCCGCCGAGCACCGAGTGCATCTTTCTGGGTGGCTACACATCATCTGGAACGGTGAGCCTCGGTTCGTCCTTATTGACGACCAGGGTACGGCTACCCATGTTGTCATCGATGAAACTGTAGCCAAAACCTTCGGAGGACCTAGAAAGCTGAATCAGAAGCGCGTGATCATTACAGGAGAGCGCATGGACGAGCCAATCGAGACGATCCGAGTTCTATCGATCGAAATGGGAAAGGATGGGAAGTAAACATGCTAAAGGGAGAACAGATAATCAGGCAATGCCATAAACGTCTGCACGCAGCGCTCCTTCTCTTCACCTTCAGCTTGCTGTCGTTAACTCCAAGCACTATGTACGCGAACAGCGATACTCTCCCTGCGACGAAGGGGCTATCAAGGACCGCGCAACTGGCGAACAAGTCCCTGCTAAATGTTGGGCCAACGGAAACCTTCTCTGGTCGGCTCCATATTCTCTATGGAGATGCTCCTTCTGGATCGGGACTCCCCCCGACCTCCGGTTACATGTTGCTCGACGATCATGCTCGGGCCATCGAATTATTTTTTGGTGAGCAGGCACAGGGCCTTCTCGGGTCTCCAATGGAGATCAATCAGCAACGAGTCTCCGTGACGGGTCGAGCGGCCATCCTTCCGATTGCGAATGGTCACACGCCTGTGCCGCTAGTAACCGTCCAGGCGCTTCAACACGAGGGGTTGAAGCCTGCCGCCAACGCGGTGGCAGCGGCATTGGCCGTGAGCGGGTCCCAGCCTTGGGCAACGCTTCTGTGTCGATTCAAAGATTCTGCAGAGGTTACGCCACATCCTGTCGAATGGTTTAAAACCCTCATGTTGGGTACCTCCGCTCCAGGGTTGGAACACTATTGGAGAGAACTCTCCTTCAATAACGTCAATCTCGCCGGTAGCGCGGTCTACGGGTGGTACACGCTTCCTAACCCACGCTCCTATTACGTCTCTGGAAGTCCCGAACAACTTAACCACCAAAAAGCTGCCACCGACTGTACGGCCGCCGCGAATCCTGATGTGTTATTC is part of the Candidatus Methylomirabilis limnetica genome and harbors:
- a CDS encoding GDP-mannose 4,6-dehydratase, whose translation is MEPRTVVLTGCAGFIGCKVAELLLHAGHLVVGIDNLNDAYDVRLKQRRLDQILHHPSFQFHQLDISDRAALSAPFEAACGPHGRGPVAVINLAARAGVRQSVEDPWVYYDTNVTGTLNLLDLCRTLGINKFILSSTSSLYGQNNQLPYREDANTDAPLSPYAASKKAAETLCYTYHYLYGIDVTVFRYFTVYGPSGRPDMSLFRFVQWISEEHQVLVYGDGQQSRDFTFVDDIARGTIAGLKPLGYEVINLGSDAPVVLMDAIRLIEALIGKKAVIVNTARHPADVSATWADISKARRLLDWQPHSTFQDGVGALVRWYQANREWAMHVSTG
- a CDS encoding carboxypeptidase-like regulatory domain-containing protein, giving the protein MGERWWMSVGWAGLLCLVFVAVGCATAQIAEQRVVSGRITDQQGRPVPGTPVLVVGRRLDFTTKFDYAELDRRGLKVLTADDGWYRAEFIPSELGNNLYLFFHAEEGFDGVRFQKPEGIDITKRLKEGRELRLDQLLLDHPQWKEVQRQIAEFGADSARGKVLRQLGLPERIDRGAGNQPAETWWYYGKGISYRFAGPVIGGSYTFQPIRGVLPPVPTK
- the uvrA gene encoding excinuclease ABC subunit UvrA, which produces MANNKILIRGAREHNLQSIDLEIPRDKLVVITGVSGSGKSSLAFDTIYAEGQRRYVESLSTYARQFLEQMDKPDVDLIEGLSPAISIEQKTTSKNPRSTVATVTEIYDYLRLLFARVGKPHCYACGKPIASQTVQQIVDQVMALPDGSKFQVLAPVVRGRKGEYRQVFADLRRQGFVRVRVDGKPRELEESIELDKNKKHTIEVVVDRLVLKADIQKRLADSLETALKLSEGIVVVNLLDPSKDLTFSERLACIDCGVSYPEISPRIFSFNSPHGACPTCDGLGTKLDGRMDDLPGILEPWHGKANIHYLDRRYKETSSSKVREEIEDYVKHLANVRPCPDCQGTRLRRESLAIKVDGKSIADVTHYSVKAGLRFFQDLQFSEKDHEIARRILKELRERLTFLVNVGLDYLTLDRTAATLAGGEAQRIRLATQIGSSLVGVLYILDEPSIGLHQRDNVRLLDTLKRLRDLGNTVLVVEHDEETIRLADYVIDMGPGAGVSGGRVVACGSPRDIIRHKSSLTGQYLSGRMTIPVPALRRRGNGRVLTIIGAREHNLKNIEVEIPLGVLTCVTGVSGSGKSTLVNEILRRALDRKLYGSRERPGAHDKILGAEHIDKVIDIDQSPIGRTPRSNPATYTGVFNFIRELYALVPESRIRGYKLGRFSFNVKGGRCEACQGDGLIQIEMHFLPDVHVTCDICKGARYNRETLEIIYKGKSIADVLDMTVQEALAFFQPVPKIKEKLQTLFDVGLGYIKLGQSATTLSGGEAQRVKLSRELSKRGTGQTLYILDEPTTGLHFHDIRQLLEVLHRLTDAGNTVVVIEHNLEVIKTADWIIDLGPEGGDEGGHVVVAGQPEEVAAHPTSYTGQFLARTLKG